CACTGATATGACGTTTACCTTTAAACAAATCGCTTAAATTACCAGGCTTCTGGCCTATGGCTTTGGCGAAATCTATTTTCTTCAACCCCCTTTCCTCAATTTCCTCTAAAAGTAATTCTCCAGGGTGGAAGGCTATCGGCGTTCTCAGCTGATTACCCTCTTTGTCAAATACGTTTCCCATGATATAAATTATTTTGAATAGTGATTACTAAGTTCTTCAATTGCAATTATTTCAACTCTGTTGTTAGCCCCGTCATTTTCAATTCTAAATATTAACCTGAAGCCATCAATAACCCTGATCGATAGTTTACCTTTTAAGTCTCCTTTGAGCTGCTCAAAATGTAGTGATTTTATTTTTCTTAACGAATTAGTGTCTAAAGATTGCTCTATTTGAAGTACCCTTTTGATAAACGCCCTTTCTATTAAGGGGCCAAATTTGGGTTTCCCCACGGTTTCGCCATTCTTATATAAGCTTTTCAAATAATCATCTTCAATAATGATTCGCATTGTTATTAATTTTATCAAAAGTAGATAAAATAATTAATTTATCAAAATTTGATAAATTAAGCTAAAATAAAATCGTTAGTCATTTGACAGGTATAAGTTTTTATAATCACTCACATCAACAATAAGCGATGGAAAAGATAATATTAGAACAATACGATCTGGCTGAACTAAAGGAAATCTTCAGGGAGTTAATCCGTGAGGAATTGGCCGCTGCTTTAGGTAACCAAAGCACACCCACTATTCGCCAGCCAGCAAATAAAAAGGAAGCTGCAGCTTACCTGGGTATCTCCGAATCAACCCTTAACACCATGATATCGGTTGGCACCATCCCGTATTTTAAGATCGGCCGGAAGGTGCGCTTTAAATGGCGTGACATCGAGGCTTATGTAAACTCTAAAGGCAATTAAGTTTATGCATCCACTCCAACAATGGGAGCAAGACTTCCTAACAGAGCTGATAGCAAGGCTCAGGCCGGTGATACGTGATGAGCTGGCATCCGTTATAGAAAACATTGGTGGCGCGACCTTAGACGAGCCTTTAAACATTCAAAAAGCCGCAGAATACTTAAAT
The genomic region above belongs to Mucilaginibacter sp. KACC 22773 and contains:
- a CDS encoding HigA family addiction module antitoxin; protein product: MGNVFDKEGNQLRTPIAFHPGELLLEEIEERGLKKIDFAKAIGQKPGNLSDLFKGKRHISAQMAIKIEKALDISAEYWLGLQSAYDLTIARRLEHAC
- a CDS encoding type II toxin-antitoxin system RelE/ParE family toxin, with the translated sequence MRIIIEDDYLKSLYKNGETVGKPKFGPLIERAFIKRVLQIEQSLDTNSLRKIKSLHFEQLKGDLKGKLSIRVIDGFRLIFRIENDGANNRVEIIAIEELSNHYSK
- a CDS encoding helix-turn-helix domain-containing protein, producing MEKIILEQYDLAELKEIFRELIREELAAALGNQSTPTIRQPANKKEAAAYLGISESTLNTMISVGTIPYFKIGRKVRFKWRDIEAYVNSKGN
- a CDS encoding helix-turn-helix domain-containing protein; amino-acid sequence: MHPLQQWEQDFLTELIARLRPVIRDELASVIENIGGATLDEPLNIQKAAEYLNLPVSTMYTLVNQSKIPVCKPGKRLYFLKSDLIAWVRSGRKITGGAKLH